The following proteins come from a genomic window of Candidatus Methanoperedens sp.:
- a CDS encoding TldD/PmbA family protein translates to MDFYDTRIIKSLSTSIVLDNEQIREISNNFSSGGAIRVLDGGSWGFVSLDGVVENPDAAISSAGRLAESARNRSPRNPVELAPIKNPDIKDLPVIKEIPQDIPIEDKVKLLLEIEKSAKKPGIQSTNAVYSESLINVRYSSSEGLDCEYTLTRIGFAISSIAQSGGVYQIGRESRFGVMGFEIFKKHDAFALAEKAATTAIELLSAKTPKAGTYPVILDQELAGVFIHEAVGHAVEADHVLEGNSILAGKIGEQIASPLITVYDDPSLHEYGYYPFDDEGSGSKRTTLIQNGILKSFIHSRETAGKLGGESRNSRAQGYARPVIRMSNTFIAPDGMKFDEMLSELKDGIYLKGSRGGQVNPGEGVFQFNAERGFIVRNGELTTSLRDVSLSGNTLEILNNVSAVGNDLEMNSGRCGKAGQLVPVSDGAPHVLVNRAMVGGSG, encoded by the coding sequence ATGGATTTTTATGATACACGTATTATAAAAAGTCTTAGCACATCAATTGTTCTTGACAACGAACAGATACGTGAGATCTCAAATAATTTCTCAAGTGGAGGGGCTATAAGGGTTCTTGACGGCGGCTCATGGGGATTCGTTTCCCTTGATGGCGTTGTTGAGAATCCCGATGCTGCGATCTCATCGGCAGGAAGGCTTGCGGAATCAGCAAGAAACAGGAGTCCAAGGAATCCGGTTGAGCTTGCTCCTATAAAAAATCCCGATATTAAGGATCTTCCGGTGATTAAGGAAATACCACAGGATATTCCTATCGAAGACAAAGTCAAATTACTTCTTGAAATTGAAAAAAGTGCAAAAAAACCCGGGATACAAAGTACAAATGCCGTATATTCCGAATCACTGATAAATGTCAGATATTCGAGTTCCGAAGGGCTTGATTGTGAATATACGTTAACCCGTATTGGTTTTGCGATAAGCTCAATTGCGCAGTCTGGCGGCGTTTACCAGATCGGAAGGGAAAGCAGGTTCGGGGTAATGGGATTTGAGATATTTAAGAAACACGATGCTTTTGCACTTGCAGAGAAGGCAGCTACTACTGCAATAGAGCTTTTATCTGCAAAAACGCCAAAAGCAGGAACATATCCGGTGATCCTTGACCAGGAACTTGCCGGTGTTTTTATCCATGAGGCAGTTGGTCATGCAGTCGAAGCAGACCATGTTCTTGAGGGAAATTCCATCCTTGCGGGAAAAATTGGCGAACAAATAGCATCTCCCCTTATTACGGTCTATGACGATCCATCACTTCATGAATACGGATATTATCCTTTTGATGACGAGGGCTCAGGATCAAAAAGAACTACATTGATACAGAATGGAATATTGAAATCCTTTATTCATTCAAGGGAAACGGCAGGCAAACTTGGCGGAGAATCAAGGAATTCACGCGCCCAGGGGTATGCAAGACCTGTGATCAGGATGAGCAACACTTTCATAGCGCCTGATGGGATGAAATTTGATGAAATGCTCTCTGAATTAAAAGACGGCATTTATCTTAAAGGCTCGCGCGGAGGCCAGGTGAACCCTGGTGAAGGAGTTTTCCAGTTCAATGCAGAGCGCGGGTTCATAGTCAGGAACGGGGAGCTGACAACATCACTCAGGGATGTTTCTTTATCGGGAAATACGCTTGAAATATTAAATAATGTATCAGCAGTTGGAAATGACCTGGAGATGAATTCAGGACGATGCGGTAAAGCGGGCCAGCTTGTGCCTGTCAGCGACGGGGCGCCGCATGTTCTTGTTAACAGGGCGATGGTCGGGGGAAGCGGATGA